The following are encoded together in the Pedobacter steynii genome:
- a CDS encoding alpha-L-fucosidase, with protein sequence MNKPILLIAIILLLKMNAFSQPNVHGQSSTYQWPSDPLVKNKLEKWQDQKFGMIIHWGLYAVPGIMESWNLCSEDWISRDSTIAYEDYKKWYWGLSEKFNPVNFNPEQWAKAGKSAGMKYLVFTTKHHDGFNMFDTKESDFKISNGPFKGNPKADVAKYVFDAFRKQDFMIGAYFSKPDWHSQYYWWSKYATPDRNNNYDIKKNPWRWNKFKTQTFNQISELMNNYGSVDILWLDGGWVRPLETVTDEVRAWGATIPAWSQDIDMPKIAEMGRKAQPGLLIVDRTVHGPYENYQTPEQHIPEKQLDHPWESCMTLGGAWGFAANDQYKSAGTVIHSLIEITAKGGSLLLGVGPKPDGTMPEKVISRLEEIGNWINKNGKAIYGTRITKNYHQGNTWFTQSKDAKTRYALVCLKEGEDIPSTISWVGNEPAKGTKIKLLQTGENVKWVKENEQIKVILPKGLPNNLPALAFSFSTAQ encoded by the coding sequence ATGAATAAACCTATCCTACTTATCGCAATCATTTTATTGTTAAAAATGAATGCTTTCAGCCAGCCAAATGTGCATGGCCAATCCAGTACTTATCAATGGCCTTCAGATCCTTTAGTAAAGAACAAACTGGAAAAATGGCAAGACCAGAAATTCGGAATGATCATTCACTGGGGGCTGTATGCAGTCCCGGGGATTATGGAATCCTGGAACCTCTGTTCCGAAGATTGGATTTCCAGAGATAGTACCATCGCTTATGAAGATTATAAAAAGTGGTACTGGGGCTTAAGCGAAAAATTTAACCCGGTTAATTTTAATCCGGAACAATGGGCAAAAGCAGGAAAGTCTGCAGGTATGAAATATCTGGTATTTACAACAAAACACCATGATGGTTTCAATATGTTTGATACAAAGGAGAGCGATTTTAAAATTTCCAACGGTCCTTTTAAAGGAAATCCGAAAGCAGATGTGGCGAAATATGTTTTTGATGCTTTCAGGAAACAGGACTTTATGATCGGGGCCTATTTCTCTAAACCAGATTGGCATTCTCAATATTACTGGTGGTCGAAATATGCAACGCCAGACCGCAATAATAATTACGACATCAAAAAGAACCCATGGAGGTGGAATAAGTTCAAAACACAAACCTTTAATCAGATTTCTGAGCTGATGAACAATTACGGATCTGTCGATATTCTTTGGCTTGATGGCGGATGGGTAAGGCCACTGGAAACTGTAACTGATGAGGTGCGTGCCTGGGGAGCAACCATCCCGGCATGGAGTCAGGACATTGATATGCCAAAGATTGCAGAAATGGGTCGTAAGGCACAACCCGGACTGTTAATTGTAGACCGGACTGTTCATGGGCCTTACGAAAATTATCAGACTCCGGAACAACACATTCCGGAAAAACAATTGGATCATCCCTGGGAAAGTTGCATGACCCTGGGTGGCGCCTGGGGATTTGCGGCAAATGATCAGTATAAATCTGCAGGAACCGTAATCCATTCCCTGATTGAAATTACAGCTAAAGGAGGAAGTTTGCTGCTTGGTGTAGGGCCGAAACCAGATGGAACCATGCCGGAAAAGGTAATTAGCCGTTTAGAAGAAATAGGAAATTGGATCAATAAAAACGGGAAAGCGATTTATGGAACGAGAATCACCAAGAATTATCATCAAGGCAATACCTGGTTTACACAAAGCAAAGATGCTAAAACCAGGTATGCATTGGTATGCCTGAAGGAGGGAGAAGATATTCCGTCTACAATTTCATGGGTTGGCAATGAGCCGGCTAAAGGAACAAAAATCAAACTTTTGCAAACCGGAGAAAATGTGAAATGGGTAAAAGAAAATGAACAGATTAAAGTAATTCTGCCAAAAGGACTCCCTAACAACCTGCCTGCACTCGCATTTTCTTTTTCTACTGCTCAATAA
- a CDS encoding TonB-dependent receptor domain-containing protein: MKKSILLFVGLILMLGAKAQFPMGGTSAKKMVTGRITAIILDSVSKKPVDYATVSLIKTKDNKSVNGAVTDERGKLSLSNISPEEYKLSVGFMGYKTKVIVVKTTPEKPDLNAGTIYLSPTASNLKEVEISGQKALIENKVDKLVYNAEQDITNAGGDATDVMRKVPMLSVDVNGNLQMRGSAVRVLINGKPSGTMANSVADALKMIPAEQIKSVEVITSPSAKYDAEGSGGIVNIITKKKSAEGTSGSVNASVGTRSNNGAFNLNAKTGRLSLTGSLGVNHAYPQNSKVVSSNILTKKTGEITSVLQDGYSKWSRVGYNGSAGLDYDFNNYHNISTNVKINRFSNGGPGSSDVTTNGAVLRNIRDMDMGFNNIDWSVDYRKTSKKEGEEFSVSAQLSAGRNTSDFSNRTIAELPEPFDVTELGSNTGKNNEYTVQSDYVYPFSKTTTLETGLKGIFRNIISNYGNASQDFDYDQNVGSAYGVLGFKLTKKITAKAGLRTEYTKINGLSGNGAKFNNDYFNLFPSLILSQSLKGASTIKVSYNRRIQRPSLFYLNPFENKSDQFNIMRGNPDLNPELSDNIEMGYSTFIKGSVINASVFYRSTKDVIESVVTPLPVPSGAPQAFLTSYTNVGRSESYGMNLFGSYNPKPKWTLMANIGLNTYNVNNNSSENSVNTGTFLNYTAFARSAYAFPGGWNTELWGVINSPRRTFQGKTDAMYFYGGAVKKEIWKKKATIGLNVLNPFSRDLVINTVNNGTNAKDGSSYEQKTNIHYPLRSFGINLSYNFGKLKFTQPKKGVKNDDLKKEDQGGMGGVQN, encoded by the coding sequence ATGAAAAAATCTATACTATTATTTGTTGGTTTAATCTTAATGCTGGGAGCAAAAGCCCAGTTTCCAATGGGAGGGACATCAGCTAAAAAGATGGTCACAGGACGGATTACCGCGATAATTCTGGATTCAGTGAGCAAAAAACCAGTCGACTATGCAACCGTATCCTTAATAAAAACTAAAGACAATAAGTCCGTAAACGGGGCAGTAACTGATGAGCGTGGAAAATTGAGCCTATCAAATATCAGCCCTGAGGAATATAAACTGTCTGTTGGTTTTATGGGCTATAAAACCAAAGTAATTGTGGTGAAAACCACGCCTGAGAAACCGGATTTAAATGCGGGAACAATTTATCTGAGCCCTACTGCCAGCAATCTGAAAGAAGTAGAAATCAGCGGACAAAAAGCCTTGATTGAAAATAAAGTGGATAAACTGGTTTATAATGCAGAACAGGATATTACCAATGCAGGTGGAGATGCCACCGATGTAATGCGTAAGGTACCGATGTTGTCTGTTGATGTAAACGGAAATCTGCAGATGAGGGGAAGTGCGGTGCGGGTATTGATCAATGGAAAACCTTCCGGAACGATGGCAAACAGTGTTGCTGATGCTTTAAAAATGATCCCTGCAGAGCAAATAAAAAGTGTGGAAGTAATCACCAGCCCCTCGGCAAAATATGATGCTGAAGGTTCAGGTGGGATTGTCAATATCATCACAAAAAAGAAATCTGCCGAAGGAACCAGCGGAAGTGTAAATGCTTCAGTAGGTACCCGCTCAAACAACGGGGCTTTTAATTTAAATGCCAAAACAGGACGTTTGTCCTTAACCGGTAGCCTGGGGGTAAATCACGCTTATCCTCAAAATTCAAAAGTGGTGTCTTCAAATATATTGACGAAAAAAACCGGGGAAATCACCAGCGTATTGCAGGATGGATATTCTAAATGGTCGAGAGTAGGTTACAACGGTAGTGCCGGACTCGACTATGATTTCAATAATTACCATAACATCAGCACCAATGTGAAAATTAACAGGTTTTCTAATGGCGGTCCGGGTAGTTCAGACGTGACGACGAATGGTGCCGTTCTTCGGAATATTCGCGACATGGATATGGGATTCAACAATATAGACTGGAGTGTGGATTACCGCAAAACAAGTAAAAAAGAAGGAGAAGAATTTAGCGTTTCCGCACAATTATCTGCGGGAAGAAACACCAGTGATTTTTCTAACCGGACTATCGCTGAGCTGCCTGAACCATTTGACGTAACAGAATTGGGGTCAAATACAGGAAAAAATAATGAATATACAGTGCAGTCTGATTACGTTTACCCTTTCAGTAAAACAACAACTTTGGAAACAGGCTTAAAAGGGATTTTTAGAAACATCATCAGTAATTATGGTAATGCATCACAGGATTTTGATTACGATCAGAATGTTGGATCTGCTTATGGTGTGCTGGGCTTTAAGCTGACTAAAAAGATTACTGCCAAAGCAGGCCTTAGAACAGAATATACCAAGATAAATGGATTGTCTGGCAATGGAGCAAAATTCAATAATGACTATTTTAACCTATTCCCAAGCTTGATCCTTTCTCAATCATTAAAAGGCGCAAGTACGATTAAGGTGAGTTATAACCGAAGAATTCAACGCCCGAGTTTGTTCTATTTAAACCCCTTTGAAAATAAAAGCGATCAGTTTAATATCATGAGGGGTAATCCTGATCTGAATCCGGAGTTGAGTGATAATATAGAGATGGGGTACTCCACTTTTATCAAAGGATCTGTGATTAACGCTTCCGTATTCTATCGTTCCACTAAGGATGTGATTGAAAGTGTTGTTACTCCTCTCCCTGTTCCTTCTGGAGCACCTCAGGCCTTCCTGACCAGTTATACCAACGTAGGAAGAAGCGAATCTTATGGTATGAACCTTTTTGGAAGTTATAATCCTAAACCAAAATGGACCTTAATGGCAAATATTGGTTTAAATACCTATAACGTGAACAACAATAGTTCTGAGAATAGTGTGAACACTGGCACATTCCTGAATTATACTGCATTTGCCCGTTCGGCTTACGCCTTCCCTGGAGGATGGAACACCGAGCTATGGGGAGTGATCAACTCTCCCCGTCGTACATTCCAGGGTAAAACTGATGCAATGTACTTTTACGGTGGGGCAGTGAAGAAAGAAATCTGGAAGAAAAAAGCAACGATAGGTCTGAATGTATTGAATCCTTTTAGTCGTGACCTGGTGATCAATACTGTAAATAACGGAACAAATGCAAAAGATGGTTCCAGCTATGAGCAAAAGACGAATATCCATTATCCTTTGCGTTCATTTGGAATCAACCTGAGCTATAACTTCGGTAAATTGAAATTCACCCAACCTAAAAAAGGTGTCAAAAATGACGATTTAAAGAAAGAAGACCAGGGAGGAATGGGAGGTGTTCAGAATTAG
- a CDS encoding chloride channel protein translates to MLKRYKDPDFLKPVPEFLNRASILHYLLKWLVLTLLIGTAAGTLSALFLTLLNLVTNFREGHTALLYLLPLAGFLIGLLYHYKGRDVERGNHLVFDTIHNPKDVISFKMTPFVLLGTLITHLFGGSAGREGTALQMAASTADQLYKPFQLGPDDRRILLIAGLSAGFAAVFGTPWAGAIFGIEVLLLDKIPQKALFPTIVAAFIGAWITELWGVGHTHYHMGLVPSVSWKGIGYSALAGLAFSTAAILFVRLTHLFSTLFKKLNYPPLRPFVGGVIVLLLVLVLGTHKYIGLGIPIIVDAFGQASQVEDFALKILLTAITLGAGFKGGEVTPLFFIGATLGSALSVFLPLPVGLLAGMGFVAVFAGAAKTPVACCIMAFELFGVSCLIYVTVACVVSFLISGHHSIYNAPENKSPRHFLFGKLGI, encoded by the coding sequence ATGCTAAAAAGATATAAAGATCCAGATTTTTTGAAGCCTGTACCGGAGTTTCTCAATAGAGCTTCTATACTGCATTATCTGCTAAAATGGCTGGTTCTTACCCTGTTGATAGGTACTGCTGCGGGAACACTTTCCGCATTGTTCCTGACTTTGCTCAATCTGGTAACAAATTTTAGGGAAGGCCATACGGCACTGCTTTATCTGCTTCCGTTAGCTGGGTTTCTGATCGGGTTATTATACCATTATAAAGGAAGAGATGTGGAAAGAGGGAACCACCTCGTTTTTGATACTATCCATAATCCAAAAGATGTGATCTCCTTTAAAATGACGCCTTTTGTATTGTTGGGAACTTTGATTACTCACTTGTTTGGTGGATCTGCGGGAAGAGAGGGAACAGCCCTCCAGATGGCAGCGTCTACTGCTGATCAATTGTATAAACCTTTTCAATTAGGACCTGATGACCGCCGTATTTTACTAATTGCAGGGTTGAGTGCTGGTTTTGCTGCCGTGTTCGGAACGCCATGGGCAGGAGCGATATTTGGGATTGAAGTATTGCTATTGGACAAAATCCCTCAAAAAGCATTATTCCCAACCATCGTCGCGGCTTTTATCGGGGCTTGGATAACTGAATTATGGGGAGTAGGGCACACACATTACCATATGGGGCTGGTGCCTTCGGTTTCATGGAAGGGAATTGGTTATAGTGCGCTGGCAGGGTTGGCTTTTAGTACCGCCGCGATTTTATTCGTCAGATTAACTCACTTGTTTTCTACCCTGTTTAAAAAACTGAATTATCCTCCCCTGCGCCCATTTGTTGGTGGGGTTATTGTACTTCTTCTGGTCTTGGTGCTGGGTACACATAAATATATAGGATTAGGAATTCCGATCATTGTAGATGCCTTTGGCCAGGCTTCGCAAGTGGAGGATTTTGCTTTAAAGATACTGCTGACTGCCATTACACTGGGGGCAGGCTTTAAAGGAGGTGAGGTTACCCCATTATTTTTTATCGGAGCAACTCTTGGAAGTGCCTTATCTGTTTTTTTACCATTACCGGTAGGCTTACTTGCTGGAATGGGATTTGTTGCCGTATTTGCAGGAGCGGCAAAAACGCCGGTTGCCTGTTGTATAATGGCATTTGAATTATTCGGTGTTTCCTGTCTGATCTATGTAACAGTTGCTTGTGTGGTTTCCTTTCTGATCTCTGGTCACCACAGCATTTATAATGCACCTGAAAACAAATCGCCACGCCATTTTTTGTTCGGTAAATTAGGTATTTAA
- a CDS encoding glycoside hydrolase family 3 N-terminal domain-containing protein codes for MTAVLTTACYQSGRAQKKAAYKDPTVAIELRIKDLLGRMTLEEKVGQLSVLLGWDMYSKNGNAVEASEQFKKALATQHTGMLWATLRADPWTKKTLLTGLTPVQAAKATNAIQKYAIENSRLNIPMLLAEECPHGHMAIGTTVFPTSIGQSSTWNPDLIREMAAVIAFEARLQGAHIGYGPVLDLAREPRWSRVEETYGEDPVLNSRMGEAMVKGFQGNNLKSGKNIVATLKHFTAYGVPEGGHNGGSVAVGKRELFQSYLPPFKAAVKAGAQSVMTAYNSIDGIPCSANHDLLTGILRDQWGFKGFVVSDLGSISGLVSNHHVAANATAGAAMAINAGLDADLSGYGYGPALIDAFRKGEVKADVLDTAVARVLRIKMKMGLFENPYVDVQKTKSVRNETHIALARKVASASLVLLKNKNNVLPLSHKLKKIAVIGPNADNIYNQLGDYTAPQDENAVVTVLEGIKASVGKGVEVSYAKGCAIRDTASNGINEAVELARNAEVAVVVLGGSSARDFKTEYLNTGAAQVKAAEVTLSDMESGEGFDRSTLDLMGRQMELLQKIVKTGTPVVLVLIKGRPLNLNWAADHVNAIVDAWYPGQEGGNAIADVLFGRYNPAGRLPISVPKSVGQLPVYYNLKKPANHSYVEVDDRPLYPFGYGLSYTTFEYSNLNVQVSGAQENLSVKVKLDVRNSGERDGDEVVQLYIVDKVSSVVTPVKQLKKFKRVFLKSGLQQSVEFELNAEDLKLYNQQMNWVLEPGDFTVTLGGSSEDVRLKRDFTVQ; via the coding sequence TTGACAGCAGTCTTGACGACTGCCTGTTATCAATCTGGTCGCGCTCAGAAAAAAGCCGCTTATAAAGACCCGACGGTTGCTATAGAACTGAGAATAAAAGATCTTCTTGGCAGAATGACCCTTGAAGAAAAGGTCGGACAGTTATCTGTACTGCTTGGGTGGGATATGTATAGCAAAAATGGAAATGCAGTGGAGGCAAGTGAGCAGTTCAAAAAAGCATTGGCCACACAGCATACAGGAATGTTATGGGCAACGTTAAGGGCCGATCCCTGGACAAAGAAAACACTGCTGACCGGATTAACCCCTGTACAGGCAGCCAAAGCCACAAATGCCATTCAAAAATATGCTATAGAAAATAGCCGGTTAAATATTCCAATGTTGTTGGCCGAAGAATGCCCGCATGGGCATATGGCGATAGGCACAACTGTCTTCCCTACTTCTATAGGTCAAAGCAGTACCTGGAATCCTGATCTGATTAGAGAAATGGCTGCAGTTATTGCATTCGAAGCCCGTCTCCAGGGCGCCCATATTGGTTATGGACCTGTTCTGGATCTGGCACGTGAGCCAAGATGGTCCCGGGTAGAGGAAACCTATGGAGAAGACCCGGTACTCAATAGCAGAATGGGAGAAGCGATGGTTAAGGGTTTTCAGGGAAATAATTTAAAAAGTGGAAAGAATATTGTTGCGACACTTAAACATTTCACCGCCTATGGTGTGCCCGAAGGAGGGCATAATGGAGGTAGTGTAGCTGTGGGAAAAAGAGAATTGTTCCAGTCTTATTTACCACCATTTAAAGCCGCAGTAAAGGCGGGTGCTCAATCAGTCATGACTGCTTATAATTCTATTGATGGAATTCCTTGTTCTGCGAATCATGATCTGCTTACCGGTATTTTAAGAGATCAATGGGGCTTTAAGGGTTTCGTTGTCTCTGACTTGGGGAGCATCTCAGGACTGGTTAGTAACCACCATGTCGCAGCAAATGCAACTGCCGGGGCGGCAATGGCTATAAATGCCGGTTTGGATGCCGACCTGAGTGGTTATGGTTATGGACCTGCGTTGATAGATGCATTTCGTAAAGGAGAAGTGAAAGCCGATGTGCTGGACACTGCAGTAGCACGTGTACTTCGGATCAAGATGAAAATGGGACTATTCGAAAACCCTTATGTGGATGTTCAAAAAACGAAGTCAGTCAGGAATGAAACGCATATCGCTCTGGCGAGAAAAGTAGCAAGTGCTTCGTTGGTTTTGCTTAAAAACAAAAATAATGTCCTTCCTCTGAGTCATAAGCTTAAAAAAATTGCAGTGATAGGACCCAATGCTGATAACATTTATAATCAGCTGGGAGATTATACCGCACCTCAGGACGAAAATGCAGTAGTGACGGTGCTGGAAGGAATAAAAGCAAGTGTTGGTAAAGGTGTTGAAGTAAGTTATGCTAAAGGCTGTGCGATAAGAGATACGGCTTCAAACGGTATAAATGAAGCGGTTGAACTTGCCAGAAATGCTGAGGTAGCTGTTGTTGTATTGGGTGGATCCAGTGCCAGAGATTTTAAAACAGAATACCTGAATACAGGCGCAGCACAGGTGAAAGCTGCTGAAGTAACGTTAAGTGATATGGAAAGCGGAGAAGGATTTGATCGTTCTACACTCGACCTTATGGGAAGGCAAATGGAACTGCTTCAGAAAATAGTGAAGACTGGAACCCCTGTGGTATTGGTCCTGATTAAAGGGAGGCCTTTAAATCTGAATTGGGCTGCGGATCATGTGAATGCCATTGTGGATGCCTGGTATCCCGGACAGGAAGGAGGAAATGCGATTGCTGATGTCCTTTTTGGACGTTATAATCCTGCTGGAAGATTACCGATTTCTGTTCCAAAATCAGTAGGTCAGCTTCCGGTATACTATAACCTCAAAAAGCCGGCAAATCACAGCTATGTGGAAGTAGATGATCGTCCGTTATACCCTTTTGGCTATGGATTAAGCTATACAACTTTTGAATATAGCAATTTGAACGTCCAGGTCTCGGGAGCACAGGAGAACCTCTCTGTTAAAGTAAAACTGGATGTTAGGAACAGTGGAGAAAGAGATGGTGATGAAGTTGTTCAGCTGTATATTGTCGATAAAGTGAGTTCAGTCGTTACTCCGGTAAAACAATTGAAAAAATTTAAGCGTGTCTTTTTAAAATCCGGACTGCAGCAGTCGGTAGAATTTGAGTTAAATGCAGAGGATCTAAAACTGTATAATCAGCAAATGAACTGGGTTCTTGAACCTGGTGATTTTACGGTAACGCTGGGTGGCTCCTCTGAAGACGTCCGACTAAAAAGGGATTTTACAGTGCAGTGA
- the leuS gene encoding leucine--tRNA ligase, with translation MDYQFKEIEQKWQEFWAQNQTFKAEEQSSKPKFYVLDMFPYPSGAGLHVGHPLGYIASDIFTRYKRLKGYNVLHPMGYDSFGLPAEQYAIQTGQHPALTTEVNINTYRRQLDQIGFSFDWTKEVRTSDPEYYKWTQWIFMQLFNSWYNLETDRAEDITSLLEKFNASGSADVKAVCDEDIKSFLPSDWAAMTHEEKQEELLKYRLTYLRESTVNWCPALGTVLANDEVKDGYSERGGHPVEQKKMMQWSMRISAYAERLLQGLNTIDWPEPVKEMQRNWIGKSVGASVRFKIEPSEKIAALSQDYIEVFTTRVDTIFGVSYLVLAPEHELVIGLTTPEQLDEVNNYIAQTRKKSELDRMADVKAVSGAFTGSYVINPVSGERIQLWIADYVLAGYGTGAVMGVPSGDQRDWLFATNFKLPIVQILDSQKDIDTQADATKEGKYINSGFINGMNYAEATQTLNNWLEEQEVGKAKVNYRMRDAIFGRQRYWGEPIPVYFKDGLPYLIKEEELPLMLPEIDKYLPTESGEPPLGRAEDWSYDDQYEYELSTMPGWAGSSWYWYRYMDAKNKSAFASKEAIEYWKDVDLYIGGAEHATGHLLYSRFWNKFLKDLGHVNEEEPFKKLINQGMIQGRSNFVYRVVDEEGRGTNTLVSYGLRKEYKTSALHVDVNIVENEILNIEKFKSFRPEFADAEFILENGKYICGVEVEKMSKSKFNVVNPDVLIASYGADTLRMYEMFLGPLEQSKPWNTNGIEGVFKFLRKFWRLFHNEEWIFNVSDSVPAKAELKALHKIIKKVQDDVERFSFNTSVSSFMIAVNELTDLKCKNRQVLEDLVIVLSPYAPHICEELWANLGHEPGSLSYAKYPEFNPAYMVEDEFSYPVSVNGKTRLNLNLSLTLEPKEIEETVLADEQVQKYLEGKTPKKVIVVKGRIVNIVI, from the coding sequence ATGGATTATCAATTTAAAGAAATAGAACAAAAGTGGCAAGAGTTTTGGGCTCAGAATCAAACGTTTAAAGCAGAAGAGCAATCTTCAAAACCTAAGTTTTACGTACTGGATATGTTTCCTTATCCTTCAGGAGCAGGTTTACATGTTGGTCATCCACTAGGTTATATTGCTTCAGATATATTTACAAGATATAAAAGATTAAAAGGATATAACGTATTGCATCCAATGGGATACGATTCATTCGGTTTGCCAGCAGAGCAATATGCCATACAAACAGGGCAGCATCCGGCTCTTACAACGGAAGTAAATATCAATACTTACAGGAGGCAGTTAGATCAGATTGGTTTTTCATTTGACTGGACTAAAGAAGTGCGGACTAGTGATCCTGAATATTATAAATGGACACAATGGATCTTCATGCAGCTTTTCAACTCCTGGTATAACCTGGAAACCGATCGTGCGGAAGACATTACCAGCCTGTTGGAAAAATTTAATGCTTCAGGAAGCGCTGATGTAAAAGCAGTCTGTGACGAAGATATAAAGTCTTTCCTGCCAAGTGATTGGGCAGCAATGACTCATGAGGAAAAACAGGAAGAATTGTTAAAATACCGCTTAACTTATCTGAGAGAAAGTACAGTGAACTGGTGCCCGGCATTGGGAACGGTACTCGCAAATGATGAGGTCAAAGATGGCTACTCAGAGCGTGGAGGCCATCCGGTAGAACAGAAAAAAATGATGCAGTGGAGCATGCGGATTTCTGCCTATGCAGAGCGTCTGTTGCAAGGATTGAATACAATCGACTGGCCGGAACCCGTTAAAGAAATGCAACGCAACTGGATTGGAAAAAGTGTGGGAGCCAGCGTTCGTTTTAAAATTGAACCGTCTGAAAAAATCGCAGCATTAAGCCAGGATTATATTGAAGTTTTCACCACCCGTGTGGATACGATTTTTGGGGTTTCTTATCTGGTACTTGCTCCAGAGCATGAACTGGTAATTGGCCTGACTACTCCTGAGCAATTGGATGAGGTGAACAATTATATCGCTCAAACCAGGAAAAAATCTGAACTTGACCGCATGGCTGATGTTAAAGCTGTTTCGGGTGCATTTACAGGAAGTTATGTCATTAATCCGGTAAGCGGAGAGCGTATTCAGTTGTGGATTGCAGATTATGTATTGGCTGGATACGGTACTGGTGCGGTAATGGGAGTGCCTAGTGGTGATCAGCGCGACTGGTTATTTGCCACTAATTTCAAATTACCCATCGTACAGATTCTGGATAGCCAGAAAGATATCGATACACAGGCTGATGCCACCAAAGAAGGTAAATATATCAATTCCGGTTTCATTAACGGAATGAATTATGCAGAGGCAACACAAACTTTAAATAACTGGTTGGAAGAGCAGGAAGTGGGAAAAGCAAAAGTCAATTACCGCATGCGTGATGCCATCTTCGGACGTCAACGCTACTGGGGAGAGCCAATTCCTGTTTATTTTAAAGATGGATTACCATACCTGATCAAGGAAGAAGAATTACCCTTAATGCTTCCTGAAATTGACAAATACCTGCCAACGGAAAGTGGTGAGCCCCCATTGGGAAGAGCCGAAGACTGGAGTTATGACGATCAGTATGAGTATGAACTGAGTACGATGCCCGGTTGGGCAGGTTCGAGCTGGTACTGGTATCGCTACATGGATGCGAAAAATAAGTCTGCTTTCGCTTCTAAAGAAGCCATCGAATACTGGAAAGATGTTGATCTATATATTGGTGGTGCAGAACACGCTACCGGACATTTGTTATATAGCCGGTTCTGGAATAAATTCCTGAAAGATCTTGGTCATGTGAATGAGGAAGAACCTTTCAAAAAATTGATTAACCAGGGAATGATCCAGGGTAGAAGTAACTTTGTGTATCGCGTGGTAGATGAAGAGGGAAGAGGAACGAACACTTTAGTTTCTTATGGGCTAAGGAAAGAATATAAAACGTCTGCATTACATGTTGACGTTAATATTGTGGAAAATGAAATCTTGAATATTGAGAAGTTTAAGTCTTTCAGACCTGAATTTGCTGATGCAGAGTTTATCCTGGAAAATGGAAAATACATTTGTGGAGTAGAGGTGGAGAAAATGTCCAAATCCAAATTCAATGTGGTCAATCCGGATGTGCTGATTGCGAGCTATGGAGCAGATACTTTAAGAATGTATGAAATGTTCCTGGGGCCATTGGAACAAAGTAAACCATGGAATACCAATGGAATTGAAGGCGTCTTTAAATTTCTTCGTAAATTCTGGCGCTTGTTCCACAATGAAGAATGGATTTTTAATGTAAGTGACTCCGTACCGGCGAAAGCGGAGTTGAAGGCCCTGCATAAAATCATTAAAAAAGTACAGGATGATGTAGAAAGGTTCTCTTTTAACACGTCTGTCTCCAGCTTTATGATTGCAGTAAATGAATTGACCGACCTGAAATGTAAAAATCGCCAGGTATTGGAAGACCTTGTAATTGTACTTTCTCCTTATGCTCCTCACATTTGTGAAGAACTTTGGGCGAATCTGGGACATGAGCCTGGTAGCTTATCATATGCTAAATATCCTGAATTCAACCCTGCTTATATGGTAGAAGATGAATTTAGTTATCCGGTCTCCGTGAATGGTAAAACTCGCTTAAACCTGAATTTAAGTCTGACTTTAGAGCCCAAAGAAATCGAAGAAACAGTTCTGGCTGACGAGCAGGTGCAAAAATACCTGGAAGGAAAAACACCTAAAAAAGTAATTGTCGTGAAAGGTCGTATCGTAAATATTGTGATCTAG